One segment of Phragmites australis chromosome 13, lpPhrAust1.1, whole genome shotgun sequence DNA contains the following:
- the LOC133889322 gene encoding protein IQ-DOMAIN 22-like, with the protein MGWAARWLRGLLGGGKKAAEPKPVKEKKRWGFGKSFREKAPPVQQPVTPRRGYPAPDEVDNEQSKRAIAVAAATAAVAEAAVAAAQAAAAVVRLTSSGRCVPAVAKREEWAAVRIQAAFRGYLARRALKALRGLVKLQALVRGNIVRRQAAETLRCMHALVRVQARARSCRAIHSQQVAAHPDPSTPEKYDQAAHYGAPRHGRSGSLKGNSSKTPGGERLGRERSESCGRNLLDRWVEERYMDDEKNAKILEVDTGKPGRYTSKRRGGGGKHQQSPSSTMTSDQNSRSFATMPESPSKDSTTAQQSVPSPSSVGMGEALSPLRMPVDIVELCDSPQFFSATSRPGSSRRGLLTPTKSECSRSLFGGYSDYPNYMANTESFRAKARSQSAPKQRPQFEKSSSLRKASAHAFALGPLAPTAAAAQRSASLHAKFTNKAYPGSGRLDRLGMPVKY; encoded by the exons ATGGGCTGGGCGGCCAGGTGGCTGCGCGGGCTGCTCGGCGGCGGCAAGAAGGCGGCCGAGCCGAAGCCGGTGAAGGAAAAGAAGCGCTGGGGGTTCGGGAAGTccttccgggagaaggcgccTCCGGTGCAGCAACCGGTGACGCCACGCCGGGGTTACCCGGCGCCGGATGAGGTGGACAACGAGCAGAGCAAGCGTGCCATTGCGGTggccgcggcgacggcggcggtggccgaggccgccgtcgccgcggcgcAGGCTGCCGCTGCCGTGGTGCGGCTGACCAGCAGCGGTCGGTGCGTGCCGGCCGTCGCGAAGCGGGAGGAGTGGGCGGCTGTTCGGATCCAGGCCGCTTTCCGTGGCTATCTG GCGAGGCGGGCACTGAAGGCGTTGCGGGGGCTGGTGAAGCTGCAGGCGCTGGTCCGAGGCAACATTGTCCGGCGGCAAGCGGCCGAGACGCTGCGGTGCATGCACGCGCTCGTCCGCGTCCAAGCGCGCGCGCGCTCCTGCCGCGCAATTCACTCGCAGCAGGTCGCGGCTCACCCG GATCCGTCAACGCCGGAAAAGTACGATCAGGCGGCTCACTATGGTGCGCCCAGGCACGGCCGTTCAGGCTCTCTAAAG GGGAACTCTTCGAAGACACCGGGCGGTGAGAGGCTGGGCAGGGAAAGATCAGAATCTTGCGGAAGGAATTTGCTGGACCGGTGGGTGGAGGAGAGGTACATGGACGACGAGAAGAACGCCAAGATCCTTGAGGTGGACACCGGCAAGCCAGGGCGGTATACTTCCAAgaggcgcggcggcggtggcaagCACCAGCAGTCGCCGTCCTCGACGATGACGTCTGACCAGAACAGCCGGAGCTTTGCGACCATGCCGGAGTCGCCGTCCAAGGACTCCACGACCGCGCAGCAGTCCGTGCCGAGCCCATCGTCCGTGGGCATGGGCGAGGCCCTCAGCCCGTTGCGCATGCCCGTGGACATCGTCGAGCTCTGCGACAGCCCGCAGTTCTTCTCGGCGACGTCGCGGCCAGGGAGCTCGAGGAGGGGACTGTTAACGCCGACCAAGAGCGAGTGCTCCCGAAGCCTATTCGGGGGCTACTCCGACTACCCGAACTACATGGCGAACACGGAGTCGTTCCGTGCCAAGGCGCGTTCCCAGAGCGCGCCGAAGCAGAGGCCGCAGTTCGAGAAGTCCAGCTCTCTCCGCAAGGCGTCGGCACACGCCTTCGCACTTGGGCCATTGGCGCCGACGGCCGCCGCGGCACAGAGGTCGGCTTCCTTGCATGCCAAGTTCACCAACAAGGCGTACCCAGGCTCTGGCAGGTTGGATCGACTTGGCATGCCTGTCAAGTACTGA